From Ficedula albicollis isolate OC2 chromosome 5, FicAlb1.5, whole genome shotgun sequence, one genomic window encodes:
- the ABHD12B gene encoding protein ABHD12B: MRRRGGDGDSGDSGDRGGDIGPGQGKSGAALQGRVRRSWLPGLRALLLAPLLTYASVPFLVRLFPSVLTKFVYLNFLAFPFFVDFRRPELLVNNTISLYLTTEPGVTVGIWHTVPGSRGAEAQGKDQRWFEEALGDAHPVIIYLHGNGGTRAASHRVQFLKTMGAADFHILALDYRGYGDSTGHPSESGFTTDVLALYDWVKARSENSSIIFWGHSLGTGIATNAARKLQEERGVQVDAVVLESPYTSIRDAAANIPITKIYRQFPGFESLILDSMARAGMFFRNDENVKVLGCPLLILHAEDDGVLPPKLGRKLYETAHKAYRDKSKVKFITFPEKLGLGHDYISFNPELPALVKDFLNKK; the protein is encoded by the exons ATGCGGCGTCGCGGCGGAGACGGCGACAGTGGCGACAGCGGCGACAGAGGCGGCGACATTGGCCCCGGGCAGGGCAAGTCCGGCGCGGCTCTGCAGGGACG GGTCCGGCgctcctggctcccagggctgcgtgccctgctcctggccccGCTCCTCACTTATGCCTCCGTGCCCTTCCTCGTCCGCCTCTTCCCCAGCGTGCTCACCAAATTTGTCTACCTGAACTTCC TGGCCTTCCCTTTCTTCGTGGACTTTCGGCGGCCGGAGCTGCTGGTGAACAACACCATCAGCCTGTACCTCACCACCGAGCCGGGCGTCACAGTTGGCATCTG GCACACGGTGCCGGGCAGCAGAGGGGCCGAGGCGCAGGGGAAGGACCAGCGCTGGTTCGAGGAGGCTCTTGGGGATGCTCACCCTGTGATCATCTACCTGCACGGCAATGGGGGCACCAG GGCTGCGAGTCACCGTGTCCAGTTCTTGAAG ACGATGGGGGCTGCTGACTTCCACATCCTGGCTCTCGACTACAGAG GCTATGGGGACTCCACTGGACACCCCTCAGAGAGTGGCTTCACCACAGATGTCCTGGCACTCTATGACTGGGTGAAAGCACGGAGTGAGAACAGCAGCATCATCTTCTGGGGACATTCTTTGGGGACAGG GATTGCCACCAATGCAGCGAGGAAACTGCAGGAGGAGCGAG GGGTCCAGGTTGATGCTGTGGTCCTGGAGTCTCCCTACACCAGCATCCGAGACGCAGCTGCCAACATCCCCATCACCAAG ATCTACCGGCAGTTCCCAGGTTTTGAGTCCCTCATCCTGGACTCCATGGCTCGGGCAGGAATGTTCTTCCGCAACGATGAGAA tgTGAAGGTGCTGGGCTGCCCCCTCCTCATCCTGCACGCAGAAGATGATGGAGTCCTGCCTCCAAAGCTGGGACGCAAG CTCTATGAGACAGCACACAAAGCCTACAGGGACAAATCCAAGGTGAAGTTCATTACTTTTCCTGAAAAGCTGGGCTTGGGCCACGACTACATCTCCTTcaacccagagctgcctgccctggtgAA AGACTTCTTAAACAAGAAGTGA